In the Anaeromyxobacter sp. genome, CTCGGCCAGCCGCACCGAGGTGGCGGGTCCATGTGGCGGATGCCGCAGATGATGACGTTGAGTGGATCCCCTTCTCGCGCCTGGCCTGGCGCAGACCGTCGAGCACCGCGTCCACGATGGAGGTGGGCTTCAGCCCTGCCAGGTGTGCAGCACCGGCGAGTAGCGCACCTCAGGTAGCGCACGTTCTCCTCCGGCGCATCCTTGGCCAGCTCGTGGGCCACCCCGCCGCAGGGACTCCTCGGTCTACAGGACCTCCAGCGTCACGTCGAGGCGGTGGTAGTCCTCCAGCAGGCGCAGGTCTCGCCCCTCAGCGGATGGCGCGGGCCCGGCCCCTCCGGCGTGTCGGCGGGAAGCGCACCCTGCTGCTCGGCCAGCGAGAGGAGCGTGGCGAGCCGCACCGGGCCGTCGAGGTGGCGGTGCAGGTCGGTCTTGGGCGGGGCCCGCACCAGCGCCTCGGTGACGGGCGGGGCGTGGGGCGGGGGCCGGGGGGTGTGGCCATTGTACGCCGGGCCGGGAGGCGTGGGCGGACCGGCCGCCACAGGCACTGGTCCGGCGGCGGCGGACGGGGACTCATGCCATGCTCGGGCCCGTCTCCCGTGGACTCCTCGCCTTCGCCGTCCGCCTCGTCCTCTCACGCCGCGGTGCTGGCCGGCGCGGTGGCCTTCGTCTCACAAGGCAACCCCACCAACACCTTCGGCCAGGCGGTGGTGATCTCCGGTGGGTCCTCACCATCGCCTGGTAGTCACGCATGGCCAGGTTCCTTTGGTTCCTGCTGCTGCCTGGCTGCTCTACGTGGCCTTCTGGCTGGCCACCCATCATGGGGGCCTACGGGGTGGGCTTCCTGCAAGCGCTGCTGGTGGCGGTCCCTGCTGGCCTTCCTCTCCTGGGTGGTGGAGGCGGTCCTCGGGGGTGAAGGCCTTCCGCAAGGAGTGAGGGCGTGGCCGACGACGACCTGGAGCTGGTGAGCAGCGTCTCCTCGACGCCCCGCAGAAGCGCGTCTTCGGGGACTACGCCGACCCGGCCCGGCTGGCCCGCTGGAGCCGGCCGGCTTCGGCACCTTCCACGGTTCGACTTCCGCCCGAGGCGGGCGCACAGCGCTTCGACCTGCACGGCCCCGACGGCTTACCTACCCGAACAGGCGTCTTCGTCCCGAGATCGTGCGGCGGAGCCGGATCGTCCTCGACCACCTCGGTGGCCACCGGTTCCACATGACCATCACCCTGACGACCGCGGCCGGCGGACCGAAACTGGTCTGGCGCCTGCGCCACGAGACGGCGACCCAGGCCGCCCAGGCGCGGCACCTACGTCCTGGCCGGCAACGGGGAGAACTTCGACCGGCTGGGGCGCCTGCTCTTCCAGGAGGAGGAGGCGCGGCGGGGCTGGTCACCGCGGGCGCTCAGGCCGGCAGGACCAGCCTGGCCTCACCAGCCGCGCAGCGTCGGTTTCACCAGCCAAGCCGGGTGGTCCGCTCCACCTCGGCCCGGGTAAGCGGGCGCTCCAGCCACCTCGACGCGCGCCAGGAGGTGGGCGCGGAAGACCCCGGGCAACAGGCCCTCCTGGAGCAGGCGTCACCCGCCGGCCGTCTGCTCCACCACCAGGGTGCCGATGGTGGTCTCCGGGTGGGCCCGCCCGCCTCGTTCAGCAGGATGACGTCGAAGCAGTCAGGGCGCCCGGCGCCGGGCCTCGGTAGAGGCCGCGGGCCGTGAATAACGTGGGACAGGGCCGGGTCGCGGCTCGAGATGAAGCGCGCGGCAAGGCCAGGCGGCCGGGCCTTCGAGCGGCGCGAACCGCGGGGCCCGCTCCAGGGTGAGCGCCCCCGTCCGGCCCGAGCAGCAGCCGGAGCCGACCCTGGCCGCCCTGCGCCTCCACCAGCGCACGCGGGCGGCGGCCAGGTCGACCGGCAGGGCGTGGTAGCGGGCCGACGCCGCCAGGCGCGCCAGGTGGCCGTCGAGCGGGGCCCCGGCCGCCCCCTCGAGCCGCATGGTCTCGAGCAGTGGGGGCGGCCCGGCGCGGCGGCCAGCACCGCGGTCTTGGCCTGCGCCTCGTCCCACTCGGCCTCGGCGTCGGAGCCCCAGGTGATGCCGCCGCCGGTGCCGTAGCGGCCGCGCCGTCGAGCCCGACCTCCACGGTGCGGATGGCCACGTTGAAGCAGGCGTCGCCGCCCGGGCCACCGCCCCCACCGCGCCGCAGTAGGCCCCCGCGGCGCGCGCTCCTCGGCCGCGATGAGCCGGTGGCCATGGCCTTGGGGCGCCGGTGATGGAGCCGCAGGGGAAGGTGGCGCCGAGCAGCGCCTCAGGCCGGCCCCCGGCGCCAGCCTGGCCTCCACGGTGGAGGTGAGCTGCCAGACGGTGCGCAGGCGGACCACGTCGAAGCGCGAGGTCACCGCCACGCTGCCGGTCTCGGCCACCCGGCCGAGGTCGTTGCGCGTCAGGTCGGCGATCATGACGTTCTCGGCCCGGTCCTTCTCCGAGCCGGCCAGCGCCCGCGCCGCGGCCTCGTCCTCCTCGGCGAAGCGGCCGCGCCGCGCCGTGCCCTTCATCGGACGGGTCAGCACCCGGTCGCCGGTCTTCAGCAGGAAGAGCTCCGGCGAGGCCGAGACGATGGCCCGGTCGCCGGCGCGCAGGAAGGCGGTCTCGCCGCCACCCTGCGCCGCGCGGAGCCGCCGGTAGAGGGCGAGCGGGTCACCGACCAGCCGGCCCCGCAGCCGATAGGTCAGGTTCACCTGGTAGGCGGTGCCGGCCGCGATGGCCTCGCGGAGCCGCTCCACCGAGGCCTGGTGGGCGGCGCGGTCCACCTCGGGGTGGAGGTCCAGGAGGGCGGCCTGGAAGGGGTCGAGGCCGCGGGCGAGGTCGAAGTCGCGGTCGGGGGCGAGATCGCGCTCGAGCGGCCGCTCGTGGATCCCGAACCAGACGAGCGGCCCCTCCCCGGCCCGCACCACCAGGGCCTCGTCGAACGCCGGCGCCGCCTCGTAGGCCAGGTACCCCACCGCCCAGCGCCCGGCCCGGGCCGCGGCCTCCACCAGCCGGATGGCGGGGCGCACCTCGGCCAGCCGCCGGGCCTCGATCACCTCCACCGGGGCGCCGAAGCGGAGCCGCCCCCAGGGGGCGCTGTCGAGCTCCAGCACGGCGTGGACGTCCGGGGCGGCCATGGGCGCGGCGGACCATAGCGCGGGGCGGGAGGGCCGCGCCGGCCCCCCGTCCTGGCCGCCCCGCCCTACCCCGCCCGCCTGAGGAACCTGGCCAGCACCCGCTTCTCACCCGCCTCGTAGAAGCGGACCGTCACCTTGGCGTCCCGGCCGGCGCCGTCGCAGGCCAGCACCAGCCCCTCGCCCAGCGCGTCGTGCACCACCGCGTCGCCGCGGGTGAAGGGGGCGCCGCCGGGGCGCGCCTGGTCGTCGTACTCCACCCGCGGCTCGCCGCGCGGGCGGCGCGGGGAGCGGCGCGGGGCGAGGGCAGCGGCCGGGCGCCGGCGGGCTCCAGGAACGGGCTCTCCCCGTCCTCCTCCACCTCGATGTGCGGCTCGTCCGGCAGCGCGCCGGGGTGGCGCCGCACGATGGGGCCGCGGGCCTGCGGCGCCTGGGGCGCCGGCGCGGCCCGCCCGGGCAGGCCGAAGAGCTCCGGCGGCAGCTCGGCCAGGAAGCGCGAGGGCTCCATCGACCGGTAGCTGGGGCCGCCCTCCCCGTACCCCATGCGGCGGCGCGCCAGCGAGAGGGTGAGCCGCGCCTTGGCGCGGGTCATGCCCACGTAGCAGAGCCGCCGCTCCTCGTCCTCGGCGGCGGCCCGCTCGGCCGCGCTCTTGTCGTCCCAGGGGCGCTCCAGCGGCAGCGTGCCGTCCTCCAGCCCGCACAGGAACACCGCGGTGAACTCCAGCCCCTTGGCGGCGTGCAGCGTCATCAGGGCCACCCGCCCCTCCGGCGTGTCGGCGTCGGCCTCGCCCAGCAGGGCGATCTGCTCCAGGAAGCGGGCCAGCGGCGGCGGCGGCACCGGCTCGTCCGGATCCTGCGGCGGCGGGCGCTCGGCCAGCTCCTCGTCGAAGTCGTGCGCCGCGGCCACCAGCTCCACCAGGTTCTCGGCCCGCTCGGCCGACTCGTCGGTGCGCTCCGCCTCGAGCCGCCCCAGCAGCCCGGAGCGGGTCAGCACCAGCTGCACCGCCGCCTCGGCGTCCAGCCCAGGCGCCTCGGCGGCCAGGCCGGCCA is a window encoding:
- a CDS encoding chorismate-binding protein, with translation MAAPDVHAVLELDSAPWGRLRFGAPVEVIEARRLAEVRPAIRLVEAAARAGRWAVGYLAYEAAPAFDEALVVRAGEGPLVWFGIHERPLERDLAPDRDFDLARGLDPFQAALLDLHPEVDRAAHQASVERLREAIAAGTAYQVNLTYRLRGRLVGDPLALYRRLRAAQGGGETAFLRAGDRAIVSASPELFLLKTGDRVLTRPMKGTARRGRFAEEDEAAARALAGSEKDRAENVMIADLTRNDLGRVAETGSVAVTSRFDVVRLRTVWQLTSTVEARLAPGAGLRRCSAPPSPAAPSPAPQGHGHRLIAAEERAPRGPTAARWGRWPGRRRLLQRGHPHRGGRARRRGRYGTGGGITWGSDAEAEWDEAQAKTAVLAAAPGRPHCSRPCGSRGRPGPRSTATWRAWRRRPATTPCRSTWPPPACAGGGAGRPGSAPAAARAGRGRSPWSGPRGSRRSKARPPGLAARFISSRDPALSHVIHGPRPLPRPGAGRPDCFDVILLNEAGGPTRRPPSAPWWWSRRPAGDACSRRACCPGSSAPTSWRASRWLERPLTRAEVERTTRLGW